A genome region from Natronobeatus ordinarius includes the following:
- a CDS encoding PGF-CTERM sorting domain-containing protein — protein MTTLVAVMLAFSLVAAAGPALADEGDNNDEFHALENDEGLYLVFGADLGDQTLEEYIETQANPGDDVDVVEYTDVENVEVTQEGQAASVSIDGGEAVAIQDATQQNANSQTGEATAVNAEVDRYSAEFENVGDVTLIFGNGDDQRFTGWGIGDGDGEEISVSQVAEATVQQGQEVAQANVNQQSTALAFAENGSEAVAFQLSQQSNLNLQEGAANATNVFAADLDEDKDRHAKHKKHDGGVGIDADQDADATVEQVQVVDQLNVNEQHSAVAIAVGSNSSATAIQMTDQTNLNEQVGTAEAANILMQTAGMNVAMAGTDAGNDLLTKDGKEKLHPEEKKGHDDKADVTQTAEASVTQIQSVEQANFNNQSAAVAIAVNDSQATAVQLSFQQNINAQIASADALNIFEAEIGDGDEHKKGEKKHTDEHNFDSLVLTNTTSVTLDGDAVEGASHLSFDYDGSNEQLNDVEQWSNAEVQQSQEIMQVNLNQQQGAFAVAEDNGSADTVQLTIQENENIQFASAESTTVAEGELVGDDPDDHKKGEDDHDRDEHDDHDKDEHDDHDKTEHDDEKTGQDDDRSSDRVGPSEDDDGSVVDDEPGDSIPGFGVLVALVALGIVGAARFVSER, from the coding sequence ATGACGACACTCGTCGCGGTGATGCTCGCCTTCTCGCTGGTTGCCGCAGCCGGACCGGCGCTCGCGGACGAAGGAGACAACAACGACGAGTTCCACGCCCTCGAGAACGACGAAGGCCTCTACCTGGTCTTCGGCGCCGATCTCGGCGATCAGACGCTCGAGGAGTATATCGAAACGCAAGCAAACCCCGGTGACGACGTCGACGTCGTCGAGTACACGGACGTCGAGAACGTCGAAGTGACCCAGGAGGGTCAGGCGGCGTCGGTTTCGATCGACGGCGGTGAAGCGGTAGCGATCCAGGACGCGACCCAGCAGAACGCCAACAGCCAGACGGGTGAAGCGACTGCCGTGAACGCGGAGGTCGACCGCTACAGCGCCGAGTTCGAGAACGTCGGTGACGTTACTCTCATCTTCGGCAACGGCGATGACCAGCGCTTCACTGGCTGGGGAATCGGCGACGGAGACGGTGAAGAGATCTCGGTTAGTCAGGTGGCCGAGGCGACGGTCCAGCAGGGACAGGAAGTCGCGCAGGCGAACGTCAACCAGCAGAGCACCGCGCTCGCGTTCGCCGAGAACGGAAGCGAAGCCGTTGCGTTCCAGCTCTCCCAGCAGTCCAACCTGAACCTTCAGGAGGGTGCAGCGAACGCGACGAACGTGTTCGCTGCCGACCTCGACGAGGACAAAGACAGACACGCCAAACACAAAAAGCACGATGGCGGCGTCGGGATCGATGCCGACCAGGATGCTGATGCCACCGTCGAGCAGGTTCAGGTAGTCGATCAGCTCAACGTCAACGAGCAGCACAGTGCAGTCGCGATCGCCGTCGGAAGTAACTCGAGCGCGACGGCGATTCAGATGACCGACCAGACCAACCTGAACGAACAGGTGGGCACGGCTGAAGCGGCTAACATCCTGATGCAAACGGCCGGGATGAACGTCGCGATGGCCGGTACCGACGCCGGCAACGATCTACTGACGAAAGATGGCAAGGAGAAACTCCACCCGGAGGAGAAGAAGGGTCACGATGACAAAGCGGACGTCACGCAGACCGCCGAAGCCAGCGTCACGCAGATCCAGAGCGTCGAACAGGCGAACTTCAACAACCAGAGCGCAGCCGTCGCGATCGCAGTCAACGACAGCCAGGCGACGGCCGTGCAGCTATCGTTCCAGCAGAACATCAACGCACAGATCGCCTCTGCAGATGCGCTGAACATCTTCGAAGCGGAGATTGGAGATGGCGACGAGCACAAGAAAGGCGAGAAAAAGCACACGGACGAACACAATTTCGACAGCCTCGTCTTGACGAACACCACGTCGGTGACACTCGATGGCGACGCCGTCGAAGGGGCCAGTCACCTCTCGTTCGACTACGACGGCAGCAACGAGCAGCTGAACGACGTCGAGCAGTGGTCCAACGCCGAAGTCCAGCAGAGCCAGGAGATCATGCAGGTGAACCTCAACCAGCAGCAGGGTGCGTTCGCCGTGGCCGAGGACAACGGCAGCGCCGACACGGTGCAGCTGACGATTCAGGAGAACGAGAACATCCAGTTCGCCTCCGCCGAGTCGACGACCGTCGCCGAAGGCGAACTCGTCGGTGACGACCCCGACGACCACAAGAAGGGTGAAGACGACCACGACAGGGACGAACACGACGACCACGACAAGGACGAACACGACGACCACGATAAGACCGAACATGACGATGAGAAGACCGGGCAGGACGACGATAGGTCGAGCGACCGAGTCGGACCGTCCGAGGACGACGATGGCAGTGTCGTAGACGACGAGCCCGGAGACAGTATCCCTGGCTTCGGAGTCCTCGTTGCACTCGTGGCGCTCGGAATCGTCGGCGCCGCACGATTCGTGAGCGAACGGTAG
- a CDS encoding glycosyltransferase family A protein — translation MDLERNGDESVAIGVKVFDRTDRLRALFESIPAGEFSTVYIADDGPPAGKAQRRTQLYDGEYPFDLEVLGLEYDTGLGYGRHRIVEASDEEYLLMLDSDNHVPNNVSVLLELMNHRSDLGAVSGCLAEPTEHRITMMGADFGERDGTLLLSPYLHEKEVEFVEGYPLLEFDLIANVGLFRRECLEDYSWDPNSIQPFDHEDFFIAHWKQTDWSFASCPQVVIPHYPGGDNAYLSRRWRDRDEAEQYFLQKWNYDAFKADRYSWLEGGRPNSVTDRAKQIYFQDGVLALARRSLSFIKRLSG, via the coding sequence ATGGACCTCGAGAGGAACGGCGACGAGTCGGTCGCGATCGGTGTGAAGGTGTTCGACCGGACCGACCGGTTGCGCGCACTCTTCGAATCGATTCCGGCAGGCGAGTTTTCGACCGTCTACATCGCCGACGACGGACCTCCCGCCGGGAAAGCACAACGGCGAACGCAGCTGTACGACGGCGAGTACCCGTTCGACCTCGAGGTGCTCGGTCTCGAGTACGATACCGGTCTTGGCTACGGTCGCCACAGAATTGTCGAGGCGTCCGACGAAGAGTACCTGCTGATGCTGGACTCCGACAATCACGTTCCGAACAACGTCTCGGTACTCCTCGAGCTGATGAACCATCGATCGGATCTCGGTGCCGTGTCTGGCTGTTTAGCCGAGCCCACGGAACACCGTATCACGATGATGGGTGCCGACTTCGGTGAACGAGACGGGACGCTCCTCCTGAGCCCGTACCTTCACGAAAAGGAAGTCGAGTTCGTTGAAGGCTACCCGCTGCTCGAGTTCGATCTGATCGCGAACGTGGGCCTCTTTCGCCGCGAGTGTCTGGAGGATTACTCGTGGGACCCAAACTCGATACAACCGTTTGACCACGAAGACTTCTTTATCGCGCACTGGAAGCAAACTGATTGGTCATTTGCTTCCTGTCCCCAGGTCGTTATCCCGCACTATCCCGGTGGTGACAATGCGTACCTCTCTCGACGATGGCGAGATCGAGACGAAGCGGAGCAGTATTTTCTCCAGAAGTGGAACTATGATGCGTTCAAAGCGGACCGGTATTCCTGGCTTGAAGGTGGAAGACCGAACTCCGTCACCGACCGAGCGAAGCAGATTTATTTCCAAGATGGCGTGCTCGCTCTGGCACGCCGATCGCTTTCGTTCATCAAGCGACTCTCTGGGTAA
- a CDS encoding GDP-mannose 4,6-dehydratase, translating to MVRALVTGGAGFIGSHIATGLLERGHAVTVLDSMEPYYDLRIKERNIERCRALGSERFEFVAGSVTDGTLVDDLFSNHDVDIVYHQAAQAGVRTSVENPKKPHEINTTGLLTLLTAADEYGVRRFINASSSSVYGDVEYLPYDEEHQTLPQSPYGVTKLTAEHYCRVWDELYDVPTVSLRYFTVYGPRMRPNMAITNFTSRCLNGASPVIYGDGQQTRDFTYVDDVIEANLSLLERSAADGEIINVGSTRTITIEELAEHVVEETGADVGLEYADPKEGDARHTHADVTKARELLDYEPSVGIRDGVSQFVDWYRENREWYEPLVIRS from the coding sequence ATGGTACGTGCACTCGTCACCGGTGGTGCAGGGTTTATCGGCTCTCACATCGCCACCGGGCTCCTCGAGCGGGGCCACGCCGTCACCGTGCTCGACAGTATGGAGCCGTACTACGATCTCCGTATCAAAGAACGCAACATCGAACGCTGTCGAGCGCTCGGTAGCGAGCGATTCGAGTTCGTCGCCGGTTCGGTCACCGACGGTACGCTCGTGGACGACCTCTTTTCGAACCACGACGTGGATATCGTCTACCACCAGGCCGCCCAGGCAGGCGTCCGGACGAGCGTCGAGAATCCGAAGAAACCACACGAGATCAACACGACCGGCCTGCTCACGCTCTTGACTGCTGCCGACGAATACGGCGTCCGTCGATTTATCAATGCGTCGTCGTCATCCGTCTACGGCGACGTGGAATACCTGCCGTACGATGAGGAGCATCAGACCCTTCCCCAGAGCCCCTACGGTGTGACCAAACTCACGGCAGAGCACTACTGTCGCGTCTGGGACGAGCTCTACGACGTCCCCACCGTCAGCCTCCGCTACTTCACCGTGTACGGACCACGAATGCGGCCGAACATGGCGATCACGAACTTCACTTCCAGGTGTCTCAACGGCGCGTCACCCGTTATCTATGGCGACGGCCAACAGACCCGCGACTTCACGTACGTCGACGACGTCATCGAAGCGAATCTCTCGTTACTCGAGCGGTCTGCCGCCGACGGCGAGATAATAAACGTCGGCTCGACGCGAACCATCACGATCGAGGAACTCGCCGAGCACGTCGTCGAAGAAACCGGCGCCGACGTCGGCCTCGAGTACGCCGACCCGAAAGAGGGTGATGCGCGTCACACCCACGCCGATGTCACGAAGGCCCGCGAACTACTCGACTACGAGCCAAGCGTAGGAATTCGAGACGGCGTCTCACAGTTCGTCGACTGGTATCGAGAGAACCGCGAGTGGTACGAACCGCTGGTGATCAGATCTTGA
- a CDS encoding glycosyltransferase family 2 protein, with amino-acid sequence MTDAPSVAAIVPTMNRAKRLDAALASVFAQTYRPLEAIVVDGGSTDRTPSVVDRYREEYGDDRITYFRNDEPQGLPAARNQAATVTDATFLAFLDDDDRWHPEKIERQVAQFTASDHEIGLSYTGRVSRTESGEHVHTARPSVDGDAYRDLLVHNVIGSPSRAMVTAEAFEAVGGFDEELRHQEDWDFYLRIARAYEIGCVPAPLVTRLTHRGGMSTDVTTQKAYGERLLNRYHSELRTHGVYNAAWAALHREAGIAYAQSGNTAMGRRELREALRYEPTLRGVVSYVFALFGPPGFRLATRIKRALERARNRPTY; translated from the coding sequence ATGACCGACGCACCATCCGTCGCTGCTATCGTTCCGACGATGAACCGAGCCAAGCGCCTGGACGCAGCCCTGGCGAGCGTGTTCGCACAGACCTACCGGCCACTCGAGGCCATCGTCGTCGACGGTGGGAGTACGGATCGGACGCCATCGGTCGTCGATCGATACCGGGAGGAGTACGGTGACGATCGGATCACGTACTTTCGAAACGACGAGCCACAGGGACTTCCCGCGGCGCGAAATCAGGCTGCAACGGTGACCGACGCCACGTTTCTCGCGTTCCTCGACGACGACGACCGCTGGCACCCCGAGAAAATCGAGCGCCAGGTGGCGCAGTTCACAGCCAGCGATCACGAGATTGGTCTCTCGTACACGGGGCGCGTCTCGAGAACGGAGTCAGGCGAACACGTCCACACTGCACGGCCGTCGGTCGACGGCGACGCGTACCGTGACCTGCTGGTACACAACGTGATCGGAAGCCCCTCGAGAGCGATGGTGACCGCCGAGGCTTTCGAGGCCGTCGGCGGATTCGACGAGGAGCTTCGTCATCAGGAAGACTGGGACTTCTACCTTCGGATCGCTCGAGCGTACGAGATCGGCTGCGTTCCGGCCCCGCTCGTGACGCGACTCACCCATCGGGGCGGGATGTCCACAGACGTCACCACGCAGAAAGCCTACGGCGAGCGACTCCTAAACCGGTATCACTCCGAGTTACGAACCCACGGCGTCTACAATGCCGCGTGGGCGGCGCTTCACCGCGAAGCCGGCATCGCGTACGCTCAGAGCGGGAATACGGCAATGGGACGACGGGAACTGCGAGAGGCACTTCGATACGAACCGACGCTTCGAGGGGTGGTTTCGTACGTGTTCGCACTGTTCGGGCCGCCCGGATTCAGACTGGCTACCCGAATAAAACGCGCACTCGAGCGGGCGAGAAATCGACCCACGTACTGA
- the radB gene encoding DNA repair and recombination protein RadB translates to MNGEAISTGCPPVDELLGGGFERGTVTQLYGPPASGKTNLALSGAIEAAAEGGTAVYIDTEGVSVDRFEQLLTARADDVESVASRIVLEDALDFEEQAEAVRDAEEFAPRADLIALDSATGFYRLERGEDAAEGDALRAVTRQITHLLSLARKHDLAVVVTNQVFADPDSDRTRPLGGNTLEHWTGAVVRIERFRGGNRRATLEKHRSKPAGDAVTFRITGNGLEGADGTTRL, encoded by the coding sequence GTGAACGGGGAGGCGATTTCGACCGGCTGTCCACCGGTCGACGAGTTACTCGGTGGCGGGTTCGAGCGCGGGACCGTGACGCAGCTGTACGGCCCGCCGGCGTCCGGGAAGACTAATCTCGCGCTCTCCGGCGCGATCGAAGCCGCCGCCGAGGGGGGAACCGCCGTCTACATCGACACCGAGGGCGTCTCGGTCGACCGGTTCGAGCAACTGCTCACGGCGCGGGCCGACGACGTCGAGTCCGTCGCCTCGAGGATCGTGCTCGAGGACGCGCTCGACTTCGAGGAGCAGGCCGAGGCCGTCCGCGACGCAGAAGAGTTCGCCCCCCGCGCGGATCTGATCGCTCTCGACAGCGCGACCGGCTTTTACCGACTCGAGCGTGGCGAGGACGCCGCCGAAGGAGACGCCTTGCGAGCGGTGACTCGCCAAATTACGCACTTACTCTCGCTCGCGCGCAAACACGACCTCGCGGTCGTCGTCACCAACCAGGTGTTCGCCGACCCCGACTCGGACCGAACCCGGCCACTCGGCGGGAACACCTTGGAGCACTGGACCGGGGCCGTCGTCCGGATCGAACGCTTTCGCGGCGGCAACCGGCGAGCGACGCTCGAGAAACACCGCTCGAAGCCCGCCGGCGACGCCGTCACGTTCCGGATCACGGGCAACGGGCTCGAGGGAGCCGACGGCACGACACGGTTGTGA
- a CDS encoding phosphatase PAP2 family protein, translating into MNRDVGVTELVRTMLPEWAVPVFELIALLGDVFVVVGVLLVVAVVDVQRSVRDGSDQLLSNRTAFVLAIVLGGLALTLVLKAAFGAPRPPSSLQAVPRDGDGFPSGHTMAATVLWVALARWGQRFTARRRYQLAALAVGLVGVSRLALGVHYVVDVVASVAFGLAYLSLATRLTKQNPTLAFVGASLLGGLAVVVTGGSVDGWLAFVGCAGGATTWWSVRRWSALQSASSHN; encoded by the coding sequence ATGAACCGAGACGTCGGCGTTACCGAACTGGTCCGAACGATGCTTCCCGAGTGGGCCGTCCCGGTCTTCGAACTCATAGCCCTCCTCGGTGACGTGTTCGTCGTCGTTGGCGTGTTACTGGTAGTCGCAGTCGTGGACGTACAGCGGTCCGTCCGAGACGGTTCCGATCAGTTGCTGTCGAACAGGACGGCGTTCGTTCTGGCCATCGTCCTCGGTGGCCTCGCGCTCACACTCGTTCTGAAGGCGGCGTTTGGCGCCCCGCGACCCCCATCGTCGCTGCAGGCCGTCCCTCGAGACGGGGACGGCTTTCCGAGCGGACACACGATGGCCGCCACCGTTCTCTGGGTCGCGCTCGCTCGCTGGGGCCAGCGGTTCACGGCTCGTCGACGATATCAGCTGGCGGCACTCGCCGTCGGTCTGGTCGGCGTCTCGCGTCTCGCGCTCGGCGTTCACTACGTCGTCGACGTCGTCGCATCGGTCGCGTTCGGGCTCGCCTACCTTTCCCTGGCGACGAGGCTGACGAAGCAGAATCCAACGCTGGCGTTCGTCGGTGCGTCACTCCTCGGTGGCCTGGCAGTTGTGGTGACCGGCGGGAGCGTCGACGGCTGGCTGGCGTTCGTCGGCTGTGCAGGGGGTGCCACAACGTGGTGGAGTGTTCGTCGGTGGTCCGCTCTTCAGTCGGCTTCCTCCCACAACTAA
- a CDS encoding glycosyltransferase family 4 protein — protein MTGFSRSETERAQPARSGHSLSKPETDTCNLLYVINDLEVGGAQIGMSRLLDGLDEDRYDVTIVTINGYDETFVDRHVPHTESILDCKQFTSPRDVFRLVSAVADADVIVGSLFHSTLAARLAGVVNRTAVVVTWQHNERFKSTRRRRLFSTTYSMSDVVLADSKAVAAMLRDEFGLANGCVETVPIAGIPLREFERREHAPTDPVVVGSVGVLSDQKNFRTLLTIADELREDGITFQIAGEGPAYRELASRIESASIENVELLGYVQDLPQFLNSIDIYIQPSWYEGLCITVVEAMAAALPVVGSSVGGIEHTVSEGECGHLHSPDDVEGFCRSIRKLAADPAKRQQLGDRGRTFVEQNYTQEVLVEEFERAIQEGST, from the coding sequence ATGACCGGATTCAGTCGCTCAGAAACCGAACGTGCACAACCCGCACGGAGTGGACACTCCCTGTCGAAGCCGGAGACGGACACGTGCAATCTACTGTACGTGATCAACGATCTCGAGGTCGGCGGGGCGCAGATTGGAATGAGTCGATTACTGGACGGACTGGACGAGGACCGATACGACGTGACCATCGTAACGATCAACGGCTACGACGAGACGTTCGTCGATCGCCACGTTCCGCATACCGAATCGATACTCGACTGCAAACAGTTCACCAGCCCACGTGACGTGTTTCGGCTCGTTTCGGCAGTAGCTGACGCTGACGTAATCGTTGGGTCACTCTTTCACTCCACGCTCGCTGCTCGACTCGCTGGTGTCGTTAACCGAACCGCCGTCGTGGTCACGTGGCAACACAACGAACGATTCAAGTCCACGAGGCGAAGGCGGCTGTTCAGCACTACGTATTCGATGAGCGACGTCGTGCTTGCGGATTCGAAAGCCGTCGCAGCGATGCTTCGCGATGAGTTCGGACTGGCGAACGGATGCGTCGAAACAGTTCCGATCGCTGGCATACCGCTACGCGAGTTCGAGCGTCGGGAACACGCCCCCACCGACCCGGTAGTCGTTGGAAGCGTTGGAGTTCTTTCGGACCAGAAGAACTTCCGGACGCTTCTCACAATTGCGGACGAACTCCGAGAGGACGGAATCACGTTTCAAATCGCCGGCGAAGGGCCAGCCTACAGGGAGCTTGCGTCTCGAATCGAATCAGCGAGTATCGAAAACGTCGAATTACTCGGATACGTACAGGACTTGCCACAGTTCCTGAACTCGATCGACATTTACATCCAGCCATCGTGGTACGAGGGACTCTGCATCACCGTCGTCGAGGCGATGGCAGCAGCCCTCCCCGTCGTCGGCAGTTCTGTCGGTGGAATCGAGCACACTGTGTCCGAAGGTGAGTGTGGGCACCTACACAGCCCAGACGACGTCGAGGGGTTTTGTCGTTCCATTCGAAAGCTGGCCGCAGATCCGGCGAAACGACAGCAACTCGGCGACCGTGGGCGAACGTTCGTCGAACAGAACTACACACAGGAAGTCCTCGTAGAGGAATTCGAGCGCGCTATCCAGGAGGGATCGACGTGA
- the aglF gene encoding UTP--glucose-1-phosphate uridylyltransferase AglF gives MQAVVLSAGKGTRLRPLTEDKPKVLVEVDGRPIIEDVFDNLLEVGVDELIVVVGYLKEQIIDHYGDAYEGVPITYAHQREQLGLAHAILQVESFIDDDFMLMLGDNVFRANLADVVNRQREDRADAAFLVEQVPYDEASRYGVLDTNEYGEIVEVMEKPADPPSNLVMTGFYTFTPAIFHACHLIQQSDRGEYELPDAIDLLIQSGRTIDAIRMEGWRIDVGYPADRDRAEQLLRQSEGAVESASEAARSSNAGTD, from the coding sequence ATGCAAGCTGTCGTCTTATCAGCAGGAAAGGGAACTCGACTCCGTCCGCTTACCGAGGACAAGCCGAAGGTCCTCGTCGAGGTCGATGGACGTCCCATCATCGAGGACGTCTTCGACAATCTGCTCGAGGTCGGTGTCGACGAGCTGATCGTCGTCGTGGGGTATCTAAAGGAACAGATCATCGATCACTACGGAGACGCCTACGAGGGCGTGCCGATCACGTACGCCCATCAGCGTGAACAGCTCGGACTGGCCCACGCTATTTTGCAGGTCGAATCGTTCATCGACGACGATTTTATGCTCATGCTCGGGGACAACGTGTTCCGTGCGAACCTCGCGGACGTCGTCAACCGGCAGCGAGAAGATCGTGCCGATGCGGCCTTCCTCGTCGAACAGGTGCCGTACGACGAGGCATCTCGATACGGCGTGCTGGATACGAACGAGTACGGTGAGATCGTGGAAGTGATGGAGAAGCCAGCCGATCCCCCGTCGAACCTCGTCATGACCGGCTTCTACACGTTCACGCCGGCGATCTTTCACGCGTGTCACCTCATCCAGCAAAGCGATCGCGGGGAGTACGAACTCCCGGACGCGATCGACCTGCTCATCCAGTCCGGTCGCACTATCGATGCGATCCGCATGGAGGGGTGGCGCATCGACGTCGGCTATCCAGCGGACCGGGACCGTGCGGAGCAATTGCTCCGTCAGTCGGAGGGGGCTGTCGAGTCAGCGTCGGAGGCTGCCCGCTCGTCGAACGCTGGAACGGATTGA
- a CDS encoding IS630-like element ISNma5 family transposase (programmed frameshift) codes for MDHLDEISVEELQDALDRVEENKPTQRLLAAIAYKNGVTQTELAEWHDTGRRTIYSWLMRLDTDEPFEQAVSDAHRSGRNRKLSETQQEEFEQTVHEPPKEVGIDAPAWTPALVQQYLEETYDVEYSIPSCRRLLKEAGLSYQKPRRTAAESDADEQETFREEFKKKRREMDATVVCIDQTKKSVQVEPRAAWFPRGTRPAVELSGQRDWTCLLGAITEDGDRFFARFEEYVTAEHAKHFILALCEEFADDLLIVLDGASYFQASAVTDLAARDDLDFVTLPAYSPELNPVEECWRQLQAALSNRFFESLDDLTTAIDTALDQISIPKVSNYF; via the exons ATGGACCATCTCGACGAGATCTCCGTCGAAGAACTCCAAGACGCTCTCGACAGGGTTGAGGAGAACAAGCCGACACAGCGGTTACTAGCGGCGATCGCGTACAAAAACGGCGTTACGCAGACCGAACTTGCAGAGTGGCACGACACCGGTCGAAGAACGATCTACAGCTGGCTCATGCGACTCGATACGGACGAACCGTTTGAGCAAGCCGTTTCTGATGCTCACCGCTCCGGAAGAAACCGGAAGCTCTCAGAAACACAGCAGGAAGAATTCGAACAAACCGTTCACGAACCTCCCAAGGAAGTCGGGATCGACGCGCCGGCGTGGACGCCGGCGCTCGTCCAGCAATATCTTGAGGAAACCTACGATGTCGAGTACTCAATCCCGAGCTGCCGGCGGTTACTCAAAGAAGCGGGATTGAGCTATCAAAAACCACGCCGTACAGCCGCCGAATCTGATGCTGACGAGCAAGAAACCTTCCGCGAAGAGTTCA AAAAAAAGCGGCGGGAGATGGACGCCACAGTAGTCTGTATCGATCAGACCAAGAAATCCGTGCAAGTCGAGCCGCGTGCCGCGTGGTTTCCTCGCGGCACGCGGCCGGCCGTCGAATTATCCGGCCAACGCGACTGGACGTGCCTGTTGGGCGCGATCACCGAAGACGGTGATCGCTTTTTCGCTCGATTCGAAGAGTACGTAACCGCCGAACACGCCAAACATTTCATTCTTGCATTATGCGAAGAATTTGCAGATGATTTGCTCATCGTGCTGGATGGAGCGTCGTATTTCCAGGCGTCGGCCGTCACGGACCTGGCGGCCCGTGACGACCTCGACTTCGTCACGTTACCGGCGTACTCGCCAGAGCTCAATCCTGTCGAGGAGTGCTGGAGACAACTCCAAGCCGCTCTCAGCAACCGTTTCTTTGAGTCACTCGACGATCTTACAACGGCGATTGATACAGCTCTTGACCAGATCTCTATACCAAAAGTGAGCAATTATTTCTAA
- a CDS encoding triphosphoribosyl-dephospho-CoA synthase, whose amino-acid sequence MRSPAANGELALLLEVAGTPKPGNVDRHRDLEELRFEHFLAGAVGAAEGLRMAETGAAVGPAFERAVAGMAAQRGGNTQFGALLLLVPLVSAARRELSQPVLESVLKGTTVADAAAFYRAFEHVDVFVGEPPADLEALDVRRGADAIPTLEERGLTLLDVMSLSAAGDDVAREWVRGFERSFAAAERIAEADGPLPDRAAETFLSLLAERPDTLVATKHGEGVANEVTDRAASLREADAFATDREAVEAFADELVARGINPGTTADLTAAGLFIALEREAVEI is encoded by the coding sequence ATGCGATCTCCCGCAGCAAACGGCGAACTTGCGCTCTTGCTCGAGGTCGCCGGCACACCGAAGCCGGGGAACGTCGACCGCCACCGCGACCTCGAGGAGCTGCGATTCGAACACTTCCTCGCGGGGGCCGTCGGCGCAGCGGAAGGACTGCGGATGGCCGAAACGGGCGCGGCCGTCGGCCCGGCATTCGAGCGCGCGGTGGCGGGGATGGCCGCCCAGCGGGGTGGAAACACCCAGTTCGGCGCGTTGCTGTTGCTCGTGCCGCTGGTCAGCGCCGCCCGCCGGGAGCTCTCTCAGCCCGTCCTCGAGTCGGTGCTGAAGGGGACGACCGTCGCCGACGCGGCGGCCTTCTACCGTGCGTTCGAGCACGTCGACGTCTTCGTGGGCGAGCCGCCGGCCGACCTCGAGGCGCTCGACGTCCGCCGCGGCGCCGACGCGATTCCGACGCTCGAGGAACGCGGACTGACGCTGCTCGACGTGATGAGTCTGAGCGCGGCGGGCGACGACGTGGCCCGCGAGTGGGTCCGCGGCTTCGAGCGATCGTTCGCCGCCGCCGAACGGATCGCGGAGGCCGACGGGCCCCTCCCCGATCGGGCTGCCGAGACGTTCCTCTCGTTGCTGGCCGAGCGTCCGGACACCCTGGTCGCGACGAAACACGGTGAGGGCGTGGCGAACGAAGTGACCGACCGCGCCGCATCGTTACGCGAGGCCGACGCGTTCGCGACGGATCGCGAGGCCGTCGAGGCGTTCGCCGACGAGCTCGTCGCCCGCGGGATCAATCCGGGGACGACGGCAGACCTCACCGCCGCCGGACTGTTCATCGCCCTCGAGCGCGAAGCCGTCGAGATATGA